The proteins below come from a single Tachypleus tridentatus isolate NWPU-2018 chromosome 13, ASM421037v1, whole genome shotgun sequence genomic window:
- the LOC143238048 gene encoding ganglioside GM2 activator-like, with the protein MMRALIILCLAGLAVSDKIWSFQPTVTFDCGKPDKHMAFVSSSIAPDPILYPGNVQVTLNAKVLKVLPESNFKMKLTLVKETPFSMVVPCFRNFGSCEYDVCEMITNNQDIFCPLFPRGQQCGCPMQKGTYIGQNLPVTLPTLGGSVVAKIMEGNYKGNITFTSNQQQLGCLGMEFSIKANEESS; encoded by the exons ATGATGCGCGCGCTGATAATCTTGTGCCTTGCTGGACTAGCTGTTTCTGACAAGATTTGGTCCTTCCAACCAACCGTTACATTTGATTGTG GTAAACCTGACAAACATATGGCTTTCGTAAGTTCCAGTATCGCTCCAGACCCTATTCTGTACCCTGGAAATGTTCAGGTGACACTGAATGCAAAGGTTTTAAAAGTCTTACCGGAAAGCAACTTTAAGATGAAGCTTACTTTGGTAAAAGAAACACCTTTTTCTATGGTAGTACCATGTTTCAGGAACTTTGGCTCTTG TGAGTACGACGTTTGTGAAATGATTACTAATAACCAGGATATCTTCTGTCCACTTTTTCCACGCGGCCAACAGTGTGGATGTCCCATGCAGAAGGGGACTTATATTGGTCAGAATCTTCCTGTAACACTCCCTACACTGGGGGGCTCTGTAGTTGCAAAAATTATGGAG GGCAATTATAAAGGCAACATTACCTTTACTTCCAATCAACAACAACTGGGCTGTCTTGGAATGGAGTTTTCTATTAAAGCCAATGAGGAGAGTTCCTAA